The Pseudomonas sp. G2-4 genome window below encodes:
- a CDS encoding glutaredoxin family protein encodes MLGRVLKKFLLILLVVVTYQNWGKIERVFNPSQGVSEQVRTNARVVLYATDWCGYCKATRRFLDEKGVPFREFDIEKDAQARKAYEALGGRGIPILDVNGTLMRGFEPENILKALSAI; translated from the coding sequence ATGCTCGGTAGGGTGCTGAAGAAGTTTCTGCTGATTCTGCTGGTGGTGGTGACGTACCAGAACTGGGGCAAGATCGAGCGGGTGTTCAACCCGTCGCAGGGGGTTTCCGAGCAGGTCCGGACCAATGCCCGCGTCGTGCTGTATGCCACCGACTGGTGCGGCTACTGCAAGGCCACCCGTCGGTTCCTGGATGAGAAAGGCGTGCCGTTTCGCGAGTTCGATATCGAGAAAGATGCCCAGGCGCGCAAGGCCTACGAGGCGCTGGGCGGCCGGGGGATTCCGATCCTCGACGTGAATGGCACGTTGATGCGTGGGTTTGAGCCGGAGAATATTCTCAAGGCGTTGTCCGCCATCTGA
- a CDS encoding glutathione S-transferase family protein → MSELILHHYPTSPFAEKARLLLGFKGLSWRSVHIPPMMPKPDLTALTGGYRKTPVLQIGADVYCDTSLIARRLEQEKASPALFPEGREMIAASFAAWADSVVFQHAVSLVFQPESVAVRFAKLPPEAIKAFIADRAGLFSGGTTTRLSAEQARHQWPTIMARLEQQLQREEGDFLLGDPSIADFAMAHSLWFLKGTPVTSPLVDAYPAISTWLARVLGFGHGASNAMSSEEALEVARNATPQALPDEAFEEPNGFTKGQQVSIAATDYGVDPVIGELLFAGREELVLRREDERGAVVHVHFPRFGFRIEAR, encoded by the coding sequence ATGTCAGAGCTGATTCTTCATCATTACCCGACGTCTCCCTTCGCGGAAAAAGCCCGCCTGTTGTTGGGTTTCAAGGGGTTGTCCTGGCGTTCGGTGCATATTCCGCCAATGATGCCCAAGCCCGACCTGACGGCCCTGACGGGCGGCTACCGCAAGACTCCGGTATTGCAGATTGGTGCGGATGTGTATTGCGACACGTCCCTGATTGCCCGCCGACTGGAACAGGAAAAAGCCTCGCCGGCGCTGTTCCCCGAAGGCCGGGAAATGATCGCGGCGTCTTTTGCGGCGTGGGCCGATTCGGTGGTGTTCCAGCATGCGGTGAGCCTGGTGTTCCAGCCTGAATCGGTGGCGGTGCGTTTTGCCAAGCTACCGCCTGAAGCGATCAAGGCATTCATCGCCGACCGCGCCGGGTTGTTCAGTGGCGGCACGACCACGCGTCTGTCGGCCGAGCAGGCCCGGCACCAGTGGCCGACGATCATGGCGCGCCTTGAGCAACAGTTGCAGCGCGAGGAAGGTGACTTCCTGTTGGGTGACCCCTCGATTGCCGACTTCGCCATGGCCCACTCGTTGTGGTTCCTCAAGGGCACGCCGGTGACTTCGCCGCTGGTGGACGCTTACCCGGCCATCTCGACCTGGTTGGCGCGGGTGTTGGGTTTCGGCCATGGTGCGTCGAACGCGATGAGTTCCGAAGAAGCCTTGGAAGTGGCCCGCAACGCAACACCGCAGGCGCTGCCGGATGAGGCATTCGAAGAGCCGAACGGGTTTACGAAGGGGCAACAGGTATCGATTGCCGCGACTGACTATGGCGTCGACCCTGTGATCGGCGAGTTGCTGTTTGCCGGCCGTGAAGAACTGGTCCTGCGCCGTGAAGACGAGCGTGGCGCAGTGGTGCATGTGCACTTCCCGCGGTTTGGGTTTCGGATCGAGGCGCGCTGA
- a CDS encoding GIY-YIG nuclease family protein — protein MTIANLSADPPVQTASEPGKPWFVYLVRAANGSLYCGISDDPVRRFAKHQSGKGARFFLSSPAVALVYTEACRDKGEALRQERLIKKLRKSAKECLVASAALPHQPD, from the coding sequence GTGACCATCGCCAACCTATCTGCCGATCCGCCTGTGCAAACCGCGAGCGAACCGGGCAAACCCTGGTTCGTCTACCTGGTACGGGCCGCCAACGGCTCGCTGTACTGCGGCATCAGTGATGACCCGGTACGGCGTTTCGCCAAGCATCAAAGCGGCAAGGGCGCGCGTTTCTTTCTCTCCAGCCCGGCGGTGGCGTTGGTGTACACCGAAGCTTGCCGCGACAAGGGCGAAGCCCTGCGCCAGGAGCGGCTGATCAAAAAGCTCCGCAAAAGCGCCAAGGAATGCCTGGTGGCGAGTGCTGCGCTGCCTCATCAACCAGACTGA
- a CDS encoding nuclear transport factor 2 family protein, which yields MSDAHNAVITRFYQAFQRLDAEAMSACYTDDVVFSDPAFGELRGRDAGDMWRMLTTRAKDFSLTFDNVRSDERTGGAHWVATYLFSQTGNIVINDIQARFVFRDDKICEHHDSFDLWRWSRQALGTKGLLLGWTPLVRNAVRAQALKGLRAFQASR from the coding sequence ATGAGTGATGCCCACAACGCCGTGATCACCCGGTTCTACCAGGCCTTCCAGCGCCTGGACGCCGAAGCCATGAGCGCCTGCTACACCGATGACGTGGTGTTCAGCGACCCGGCGTTCGGCGAGCTGCGCGGGCGCGATGCCGGCGACATGTGGCGCATGCTCACCACACGGGCCAAGGACTTTTCCCTGACCTTCGATAACGTGCGCAGCGATGAGCGTACCGGTGGTGCCCATTGGGTGGCGACTTATCTGTTCAGCCAGACCGGCAACATCGTGATCAATGACATTCAGGCGCGCTTCGTTTTTCGCGACGACAAGATCTGCGAGCACCATGACAGCTTTGATCTGTGGCGCTGGTCCCGGCAGGCGTTGGGCACCAAAGGGTTGTTGCTGGGCTGGACGCCGCTGGTGCGCAACGCCGTCAGGGCCCAGGCCCTCAAGGGGCTGCGGGCATTCCAGGCCAGTCGCTGA
- a CDS encoding CynX/NimT family MFS transporter: MSHDLLDRTPSTTPKRAAELEELLIDAEADDEQAQQRPPLVCRPWLLLLGLILVALNLRPALSSMAPLLSDVSKSLGLSAAQAGLLTTLPVLCLGLFAPLAPVLARRFGAERVVLGILLTLAAGIILRSSFGQVGLFAGSILAGASIGVIGVLLPGIVKRDFAKQAGTMTGVYTMALCLGAAMAAGATVPLSEHLDQRWALGLGFWAIPALLAAVFWLPQVGQKHGAHQVAYRVRGLLRDPLAWQVTLYMGLQSSLAYIVFGWLPSILIGRGLTPTQAGLVLSVSVIVQLISSLAAPWLATRGKDQRLAIVIVMLMALGGLFGCLYAPIEGLWGWAILLGLGQGAAFSLALTLIVLRSRDAHVAANLSGMAQGFGYTLASLGPFAVGVVHDLTGGWNALGWIFGLVGLGAIIAGIGAGRTLYVGVSSERVPPLS; the protein is encoded by the coding sequence ATGTCCCACGATTTGCTTGACCGTACTCCCTCGACGACGCCCAAGCGCGCCGCCGAACTCGAAGAACTGTTGATCGACGCCGAAGCCGACGACGAGCAGGCCCAGCAGCGGCCGCCGTTGGTGTGTCGGCCCTGGTTATTGCTGCTCGGGTTGATCCTGGTGGCACTGAACCTGCGTCCGGCGCTGTCGAGCATGGCGCCGCTGCTCAGCGACGTTTCAAAAAGCCTGGGCCTTTCGGCTGCCCAGGCCGGTTTGCTGACGACGCTGCCCGTGCTGTGCCTGGGCCTGTTCGCGCCGCTGGCGCCGGTGCTTGCGCGGCGCTTTGGTGCCGAGCGCGTGGTGCTGGGGATCTTGCTGACGCTGGCTGCCGGGATCATTTTGCGCAGCTCTTTCGGCCAGGTCGGCCTGTTCGCCGGCAGTATCCTGGCCGGGGCGAGCATTGGCGTGATCGGCGTGTTGTTGCCGGGTATCGTCAAGCGCGACTTCGCCAAACAGGCCGGTACCATGACCGGTGTCTACACCATGGCCCTGTGCCTGGGCGCGGCGATGGCCGCCGGGGCGACGGTGCCGTTGAGCGAGCACCTGGACCAGCGTTGGGCCCTGGGCCTGGGTTTCTGGGCGATTCCGGCACTGTTGGCGGCGGTATTCTGGTTGCCGCAAGTGGGCCAGAAACACGGTGCTCATCAAGTGGCGTATCGGGTCCGCGGCTTGTTGCGTGATCCCCTCGCCTGGCAGGTGACGTTGTACATGGGGCTGCAATCGTCCCTGGCCTACATCGTGTTCGGCTGGCTGCCTTCGATCCTGATCGGACGTGGCCTGACCCCGACCCAGGCCGGGCTCGTGCTGTCCGTTTCGGTCATCGTGCAGTTGATCAGTTCCCTCGCGGCGCCCTGGCTGGCAACGCGGGGCAAGGACCAGCGCCTGGCCATTGTGATCGTCATGCTCATGGCCCTTGGCGGGTTGTTCGGTTGCCTTTATGCACCCATCGAGGGCCTGTGGGGCTGGGCCATCTTGCTGGGCCTGGGGCAGGGCGCGGCGTTCAGCCTGGCGTTGACGCTGATCGTGCTGCGCTCGCGGGACGCCCATGTGGCCGCGAACCTTTCCGGCATGGCCCAGGGCTTCGGTTATACGCTGGCGTCCCTGGGGCCATTCGCGGTGGGCGTGGTCCACGACCTGACCGGCGGCTGGAATGCCCTGGGCTGGATCTTCGGCTTGGTAGGCCTGGGAGCGATCATCGCGGGCATCGGAGCCGGCCGGACGTTGTACGTTGGGGTCAGCAGCGAAAGAGTCCCTCCTCTTAGCTGA
- a CDS encoding FadR/GntR family transcriptional regulator, with amino-acid sequence MSDISPLIKRSLVDQALDQLRQRISDGVWVVGQRLPTEPELVAELGISRNTVREAMRVLAFSGLIEIRQGDGSYVRATVDPLDTLKVLSRCSLEQARETRHILEVEAIGLAALRRTDEDLRALRQALKASGEHYHGDLEQYIACDLAFHRRLVDAAHNPALSELYRYFSSVIGAQLRQSLNIVPRHQHVFDLHGEILDAVERQDAQRAKALCRQLINEP; translated from the coding sequence ATGTCAGACATTTCTCCATTGATTAAGCGTTCCTTGGTCGATCAAGCCCTGGACCAACTGCGCCAGCGCATCAGTGATGGCGTGTGGGTCGTGGGGCAAAGGTTGCCCACCGAGCCCGAGTTGGTGGCCGAGCTGGGCATCAGCCGCAACACCGTGCGTGAAGCCATGCGCGTGCTGGCGTTTTCCGGGTTGATCGAGATTCGCCAGGGTGACGGCAGTTACGTGCGAGCGACGGTGGACCCGCTGGATACGCTCAAGGTGCTGTCTCGCTGTTCGTTGGAGCAGGCTCGGGAAACCCGGCATATCCTCGAAGTCGAGGCCATCGGCCTGGCCGCGCTGCGGCGCACCGATGAAGATTTACGGGCCTTGCGCCAGGCACTTAAAGCCAGTGGCGAGCATTACCACGGCGACCTGGAGCAATACATCGCTTGCGACCTGGCCTTCCACCGCCGCTTGGTGGACGCCGCGCACAACCCGGCCCTCAGCGAGTTGTATCGCTATTTTTCCAGTGTGATCGGCGCGCAATTGCGCCAGAGCCTCAACATCGTTCCTCGTCATCAACATGTGTTCGACCTGCACGGCGAAATCCTCGACGCCGTCGAACGGCAGGATGCGCAACGGGCCAAGGCCCTGTGCCGGCAGTTGATCAATGAACCCTGA
- a CDS encoding type II toxin-antitoxin system MqsR family toxin, whose protein sequence is MEKSTPHYDLAAIQADVRQLKGKAFTSTAKNTARTLGLNVSDMQQIIHGLERKQFYKSMTTYDDHRVWHDVYHANSHGLQIYLKVTYRPSGGPPVISFKEKNS, encoded by the coding sequence ATGGAAAAGAGCACACCCCATTACGACCTGGCGGCGATACAGGCAGATGTCAGGCAGCTTAAAGGGAAAGCTTTCACCAGCACTGCGAAGAACACTGCTCGGACGCTCGGTTTAAACGTCTCGGACATGCAGCAGATCATCCATGGGCTTGAGCGAAAACAGTTCTACAAATCGATGACCACCTATGACGATCATCGAGTCTGGCATGACGTCTACCACGCCAATTCACACGGTCTGCAGATTTACCTGAAGGTGACGTACCGCCCCAGCGGAGGCCCACCGGTAATTTCCTTCAAGGAGAAAAACTCATGA
- a CDS encoding type II toxin-antitoxin system MqsA family antitoxin: protein MKHQQCFSCGAPEGMLHFEGRGETMSVKGLERRVDDLSGWECQMCGEVELDASCSDRYDHAGDELVNAARRMIGEEIKRVRRKLHLSQKEAVLLLSGGGHNAFSRYERGEVVPPKALILLMRLLDRYPHLLADVHAFAEDADLRQFKTTVHKEHETLTAC from the coding sequence ATGAAACACCAGCAATGCTTCAGCTGTGGTGCCCCGGAAGGTATGTTGCATTTCGAAGGTCGCGGCGAAACCATGAGCGTCAAGGGACTGGAACGCCGGGTCGATGACTTGTCTGGCTGGGAATGTCAGATGTGCGGCGAAGTCGAGCTCGATGCAAGCTGCTCGGATCGCTACGACCACGCAGGTGATGAGCTGGTCAACGCGGCCAGGCGAATGATCGGCGAAGAGATCAAACGTGTCCGGCGCAAACTGCATCTATCGCAAAAGGAAGCGGTACTGCTGCTATCGGGCGGTGGACACAATGCGTTTTCCCGCTACGAGCGCGGCGAGGTAGTGCCACCCAAGGCGTTGATCTTGCTGATGCGCCTGCTTGATCGCTATCCGCATTTGCTTGCCGATGTCCATGCCTTCGCTGAAGACGCAGACTTGCGGCAATTCAAAACGACGGTGCACAAGGAACACGAGACCCTCACGGCTTGCTGA
- a CDS encoding amino acid ABC transporter ATP-binding protein, translating to MSEAIKQPVSPEGIIQMQGVNKWYGQFHVLKDINLNVKQGERIVLCGPSGSGKSTTIRCLNRLEEHQQGRIVVDGVELTNDLKQIEAIRREVGMVFQHFNLFPHLTILQNCTLAPMWVRKMPKRKAEEIAMHYLERVRIPEQANKYPGQLSGGQQQRVAIARALCMKPKIMLFDEPTSALDPEMVKEVLDTMIGLAEDGMTMLCVTHEMGFARTVANRVIFMDKGEIVEQAAPNDFFDNPQNDRTKLFLSQILH from the coding sequence ATGAGTGAAGCGATCAAACAGCCTGTGAGCCCTGAAGGCATTATTCAGATGCAGGGCGTGAACAAGTGGTACGGCCAGTTCCACGTGTTGAAAGACATCAACCTGAACGTCAAGCAGGGCGAGCGTATCGTGCTGTGCGGCCCGTCGGGTTCCGGCAAGTCCACCACCATCCGCTGCCTCAACCGCCTGGAAGAACACCAGCAGGGGCGCATCGTGGTCGATGGGGTGGAACTGACCAACGACCTCAAGCAGATCGAAGCGATCCGCCGTGAAGTCGGCATGGTGTTCCAGCACTTCAACCTGTTCCCGCACTTGACCATCCTGCAGAACTGCACCCTGGCGCCGATGTGGGTGCGCAAGATGCCTAAGCGCAAGGCCGAGGAAATCGCCATGCACTACCTGGAACGCGTTCGCATTCCAGAGCAGGCGAACAAGTATCCGGGCCAGCTCTCCGGCGGTCAGCAGCAACGTGTGGCCATCGCCCGTGCCCTGTGCATGAAACCGAAAATCATGCTGTTCGATGAGCCGACCTCGGCCCTCGACCCGGAAATGGTGAAGGAAGTACTCGACACCATGATCGGCCTGGCTGAAGACGGCATGACCATGCTGTGCGTGACCCATGAAATGGGCTTTGCCCGCACCGTGGCCAACCGTGTGATCTTCATGGACAAGGGTGAAATCGTCGAACAGGCCGCACCGAACGACTTCTTCGACAACCCGCAGAACGACCGCACCAAGCTGTTCCTGAGCCAGATCCTGCATTGA
- a CDS encoding amino acid ABC transporter permease: protein MTSHTFKPDMPPPSSSIGVVAWMRANMFSSWLNTLLTLFAFYLIYLVVPPILSWAILDANWVGTTQADCTKEGACWVFIQQRFGQFMYGYYPTDLRWRVDLTVWLAVIGVAPLFISRFPRKAIYGLSFLVLYPIIAWCLLHGGVFGLTTVSTSQWGGLMLTLVIATVGIAGALPLGIVLALGRRSNMPAIRVVCVTFIEFWRGVPLITVLFMSSVMLPLFLPEGMNFDKLLRALIGVILFQSAYVAEVVRGGLQAIPKGQYEAAAAMGLGYWRSMGLVILPQALKMVIPGIVNTFIALFKDTSLVIIIGLFDLLNSVKQAAADPKWLGMATEGYVFAALVFWIFCFGMSRYSMHLERKLDTGHKR, encoded by the coding sequence ATGACATCCCATACTTTCAAACCCGACATGCCCCCACCGAGCAGTAGCATCGGCGTGGTGGCGTGGATGCGCGCGAACATGTTCTCCAGCTGGCTCAACACCTTGCTGACGTTGTTCGCGTTCTACCTGATTTACCTCGTGGTTCCACCGATCCTCAGCTGGGCGATTCTCGATGCCAACTGGGTCGGCACCACTCAGGCTGACTGCACCAAGGAGGGCGCCTGCTGGGTGTTCATCCAGCAGCGCTTCGGCCAGTTCATGTACGGCTACTACCCGACGGACCTGCGCTGGCGCGTGGACCTGACCGTGTGGCTGGCGGTCATCGGCGTGGCACCGTTGTTCATCTCGCGCTTCCCGCGCAAGGCGATCTACGGCCTGAGCTTCCTGGTACTGTATCCCATCATCGCCTGGTGCCTGCTGCACGGTGGTGTGTTCGGCCTGACCACCGTGTCGACCAGCCAGTGGGGCGGCCTGATGCTGACCTTGGTGATCGCCACCGTCGGTATTGCCGGAGCCTTGCCGCTGGGTATCGTCCTGGCGCTGGGCCGTCGCTCGAACATGCCGGCTATCCGCGTGGTCTGCGTGACCTTCATCGAGTTCTGGCGCGGTGTGCCGTTGATCACGGTGCTGTTCATGTCGTCGGTGATGCTGCCGCTGTTCCTGCCCGAAGGCATGAACTTCGACAAGCTGTTGCGAGCGCTGATCGGGGTAATCCTGTTCCAGTCGGCCTATGTGGCTGAAGTGGTGCGCGGCGGCCTGCAAGCCATTCCCAAGGGCCAGTACGAAGCGGCTGCAGCAATGGGGCTGGGTTACTGGCGCAGCATGGGTCTGGTGATTCTGCCGCAAGCCTTGAAGATGGTGATTCCGGGCATCGTCAACACTTTTATCGCGTTGTTCAAGGACACGAGCCTGGTGATCATCATCGGCCTGTTCGACTTGCTCAACAGCGTGAAACAAGCTGCCGCCGACCCGAAATGGCTGGGCATGGCCACCGAAGGCTATGTGTTCGCCGCCTTGGTGTTCTGGATTTTCTGTTTTGGTATGTCCCGCTATTCCATGCATTTGGAACGCAAGCTGGACACTGGCCACAAGCGTTAG
- a CDS encoding amino acid ABC transporter permease translates to MQNSIGAPKQRLSLSDPRVRAWVFQIVTIVAVVSLGWFLFDNTQTNLEHRGITSGFSFLERSAGFGIAQTLIDYSEADSYARVFVIGLLNTLLVTFIGVILATILGFIVGVARLSKNWIIAKVATVYVEVFRNIPPLLQILFWYFAVFLTMPGPRAAHNFGDTFFVSSRGLNMPAALIAEGFWPFVVSVVLAIVAIVLMTRWANKRFEATGQPFHKFWVGLALFLVIPALCALVFGAPVHWEMPEIKGFNFVGGWVLIPELLALTLALTVYTAAFIAEIVRSGIKSVSHGQTEAAHSLGLRNGPTLRKVIIPQALRVIIPPLTSQYLNLAKNSSLAAGIGYPEMVSLFAGTVLNQTGQAIEVIAITMSVYLAISISISLLMNWYNKRIALIER, encoded by the coding sequence ATGCAAAATTCAATCGGCGCACCTAAGCAGAGGCTCAGCCTCAGCGATCCACGAGTGCGTGCCTGGGTATTTCAGATCGTCACCATAGTGGCGGTGGTCTCGCTAGGCTGGTTTCTGTTCGACAACACGCAAACCAACCTGGAGCACCGGGGTATTACCTCCGGTTTCAGCTTTCTGGAGCGCAGCGCCGGGTTCGGCATCGCTCAAACCCTGATCGACTACAGCGAAGCGGACAGCTATGCCCGCGTCTTCGTCATCGGGCTGCTCAACACACTGCTGGTGACGTTCATCGGCGTGATCCTGGCGACGATTCTCGGTTTCATAGTCGGCGTGGCCCGACTGTCGAAGAACTGGATCATCGCCAAAGTCGCAACGGTCTACGTGGAGGTTTTCCGTAACATCCCGCCGCTGCTGCAGATCCTGTTCTGGTACTTCGCGGTATTCCTGACCATGCCGGGGCCGCGCGCCGCCCATAACTTCGGCGACACCTTCTTTGTCAGTAGCCGGGGCCTGAACATGCCGGCGGCATTGATAGCAGAAGGGTTCTGGCCGTTCGTGGTCAGTGTTGTGCTGGCGATTGTCGCCATCGTGCTGATGACTCGTTGGGCCAACAAGCGTTTCGAAGCCACGGGTCAGCCGTTCCATAAGTTCTGGGTGGGCCTGGCGCTGTTCCTGGTGATCCCGGCGCTCTGCGCCCTGGTCTTCGGCGCGCCTGTGCACTGGGAAATGCCAGAAATCAAGGGCTTCAACTTTGTCGGTGGCTGGGTATTGATTCCCGAATTGCTGGCATTGACCCTGGCGCTGACGGTGTACACCGCGGCGTTCATCGCCGAGATCGTGCGTTCGGGCATCAAGTCGGTTAGCCACGGCCAGACCGAAGCGGCCCATTCCCTGGGCCTGCGCAACGGTCCGACCTTGCGCAAGGTGATCATTCCGCAAGCCCTGCGCGTGATCATTCCACCGCTCACCAGCCAATACCTGAACCTGGCGAAGAACTCCTCGCTGGCGGCCGGTATCGGTTATCCGGAAATGGTTTCGCTGTTTGCCGGTACGGTTCTCAACCAGACCGGGCAGGCGATTGAAGTTATTGCCATCACCATGAGCGTGTACCTGGCGATCAGTATCAGCATTTCCCTGCTGATGAACTGGTACAACAAGCGCATTGCGCTGATCGAGCGGTGA